A genomic segment from bacterium BMS3Abin08 encodes:
- a CDS encoding threonyl-tRNA synthetase has product MFYAHNFSYKTASKSLPGAPDLDEEDSLEDAVVVFFHVEAGDEDNRKGCIQKFVKNTKWLCGKFATKSVLLHSFNHLSGSKSSPEFARGVLDEAVERLERAGYTVKTTPFGYFNEFSIHVAGDSLAKVFKEF; this is encoded by the coding sequence ATGTTTTATGCACATAATTTTTCTTACAAGACGGCCTCAAAGAGCCTGCCCGGGGCGCCGGATCTCGATGAGGAGGATTCGCTGGAAGATGCCGTGGTTGTCTTCTTCCATGTAGAGGCCGGGGATGAGGATAACCGCAAGGGATGCATACAGAAGTTTGTGAAGAACACCAAGTGGCTCTGTGGAAAGTTTGCAACGAAGAGTGTTCTGCTTCACTCATTCAATCATCTCTCAGGCAGCAAGTCATCTCCGGAGTTTGCAAGGGGGGTTCTCGATGAGGCTGTTGAGAGACTTGAGAGGGCCGGGTACACGGTGAAGACCACGCCGTTTGGGTACTTCAATGAGTTTTCAATCCATGTTGCCGGTGACTCTCTTGCAAAGGTCTTCAAGGAGTTCTAA
- a CDS encoding GIY-YIG nuclease superfamily protein: MKTYCVYILCSRRNGTLYVGMASELIKRVYEHKNGMVNGFTKKHGVHCLVWYETHETPEAAILREEQIKKWERKLRLIEEKNPEWKDLYEDLL; the protein is encoded by the coding sequence ATGAAGACATATTGTGTTTATATATTATGCAGCAGGCGTAACGGCACACTATATGTAGGAATGGCATCTGAACTTATTAAACGTGTTTATGAGCACAAAAACGGTATGGTTAATGGATTTACTAAGAAACACGGTGTGCACTGTCTTGTATGGTATGAAACGCATGAGACACCTGAAGCCGCCATACTGAGAGAAGAGCAGATAAAGAAGTGGGAGAGGAAGTTGAGGCTTATAGAAGAGAAGAATCCTGAATGGAAGGATTTGTATGAGGATCTATTATAA
- the obg gene encoding GTPase Obg, giving the protein MKFIDYTEIHVKAGRGGRGCVSFRREKFIPRGGPDGGDGGRGGHVIIRAVPQLGTLLDQRYRKTYHAEKGGHGMGKKQHGQQGSDLIIRVPAGTVVKDAASGEIIADLERVGSEVLVARGGRGGLGNTHFKTSTRQAPRFAQPGEEGEERVLILELKLLADVGLIGLPNAGKSTLISRISSARPKIADYPFTTLIPSLGVVKLDDFRSFVVADIPGLIEGANRGAGLGFQFLRHVERTKIMLHLVDISPMTVGDPVENLKKINREITLHSGSIGERPQAVAATKIDIADTAKLERLRQHCVAQGIPFFEISAVTGKGIKEILRFLASKVREETPAAI; this is encoded by the coding sequence ATGAAATTCATCGATTACACCGAAATCCATGTTAAAGCGGGAAGGGGTGGAAGGGGATGTGTAAGCTTCCGGAGAGAGAAGTTCATTCCTCGGGGAGGCCCTGACGGTGGAGACGGTGGACGGGGAGGACATGTAATAATAAGGGCCGTCCCCCAGCTCGGCACACTCCTGGACCAACGTTACAGGAAGACATACCACGCAGAAAAAGGCGGCCACGGTATGGGCAAAAAGCAGCATGGACAACAGGGAAGTGATCTCATTATAAGGGTCCCTGCAGGCACTGTTGTAAAGGATGCCGCTTCCGGTGAGATCATTGCAGACCTTGAAAGAGTGGGCTCTGAAGTCCTTGTGGCAAGGGGGGGGAGAGGCGGTCTTGGAAACACCCACTTCAAAACATCCACAAGACAGGCGCCGAGGTTTGCACAGCCCGGGGAAGAGGGAGAGGAGAGGGTCCTAATTCTTGAACTCAAGCTCCTTGCCGATGTGGGTTTGATCGGACTTCCAAACGCGGGTAAATCGACCCTTATATCGAGAATTTCCTCTGCAAGGCCAAAGATAGCGGACTATCCGTTCACTACACTCATACCTTCCCTTGGCGTGGTGAAACTGGATGATTTCAGGAGCTTTGTTGTTGCAGACATACCTGGTCTTATCGAAGGCGCCAACAGGGGAGCCGGTCTTGGTTTTCAGTTCCTTCGTCATGTTGAAAGAACGAAAATCATGCTTCACCTCGTTGATATATCTCCCATGACCGTGGGAGACCCGGTGGAGAACCTTAAGAAAATAAACAGGGAGATTACCCTCCATAGCGGCAGTATCGGTGAGAGACCGCAGGCGGTAGCGGCCACAAAGATCGATATTGCAGATACCGCAAAACTGGAAAGGCTCCGGCAACACTGCGTGGCACAAGGCATCCCATTTTTCGAGATATCCGCTGTAACAGGAAAGGGGATTAAAGAGATCTTAAGGTTTCTTGCCTCAAAAGTCAGGGAAGAGACGCCGGCAGCAATATGA
- the proB gene encoding glutamate 5-kinase 1 has product MRIVVKIGSNLLTSGSGLNEKRIDSLCSAISELHSGDRGVAVVSSGAVAAGMKRLGLKRRPFDIRHKQAAAAAGQSALIWAYERAFSAHEKKVAQILITRDAFYDRTRYINAKNTILTLMDHGIIPVINENDTVAIDEIKFGDNDQLASLVSGMLSADHLIILSDVDGLYTKDPKKYKNARLIPSVDEITPDLINTAGKAGSEAGTGGMLSKLLAAKQAMRFGTTVHIISGKRPGLIKSVLRGENPGTEFIPGEKRISSRKGWIAFSLRTKGSLTIDDGAKEAIISKGKSLLPSGITGIEGNFKSGDAVYCIDKEGRRIAKGLTNYSAGEVDRIKGARTSHIERILGYRYSDEIIHRDNMVLL; this is encoded by the coding sequence ATGAGAATAGTCGTCAAGATAGGAAGCAACCTGCTGACATCAGGCAGCGGACTGAACGAAAAGAGGATCGATTCCCTGTGTTCCGCCATTTCAGAACTCCATTCCGGAGACAGAGGGGTCGCCGTAGTCTCTTCAGGCGCTGTTGCGGCAGGCATGAAAAGGCTGGGCCTTAAGAGAAGACCCTTTGACATCAGACACAAGCAGGCGGCGGCGGCAGCCGGACAGAGTGCCCTCATTTGGGCCTATGAAAGGGCCTTTTCCGCACATGAGAAAAAGGTGGCACAGATTCTGATCACCCGTGATGCATTTTACGACAGGACGAGGTATATCAATGCAAAGAACACAATACTGACACTTATGGATCATGGCATAATACCCGTGATCAATGAAAACGATACAGTCGCCATTGACGAGATAAAGTTTGGCGACAATGATCAGCTTGCCTCTTTGGTGTCGGGTATGCTCTCTGCGGACCACCTTATTATCCTCTCCGATGTGGACGGTCTCTACACCAAAGATCCTAAAAAGTACAAGAATGCCCGGTTGATCCCGTCCGTGGATGAAATCACCCCCGACCTGATAAATACCGCCGGAAAGGCCGGAAGTGAGGCCGGAACAGGGGGGATGCTTTCCAAGCTGCTTGCGGCAAAACAGGCAATGCGCTTCGGGACCACCGTCCATATAATCAGCGGTAAAAGGCCGGGCCTGATAAAATCCGTTTTAAGAGGTGAAAATCCAGGGACCGAGTTTATCCCCGGAGAAAAGAGGATCAGTTCACGAAAGGGCTGGATAGCCTTCAGCCTCAGGACAAAAGGCTCCTTAACGATAGATGACGGAGCAAAAGAAGCAATTATTTCAAAGGGCAAGAGTCTGCTGCCATCGGGCATTACAGGAATCGAGGGTAATTTTAAATCCGGTGATGCTGTTTACTGCATCGACAAAGAAGGCAGGAGGATAGCCAAGGGGCTGACAAACTATTCAGCCGGAGAGGTCGATCGGATAAAAGGCGCAAGAACCTCGCACATCGAGAGGATTCTGGGTTACAGATACTCAGATGAGATTATCCACAGGGACAACATGGTGCTGCTGTAA
- the korA_2 gene encoding 2-oxoglutarate oxidoreductase subunit KorA: protein MTEKILIKGNEVIAEAAVRAGCRFYAGYPITPQNEIPEYLSWRMPDAGGVFIQAESELSAINMVYGASAAGVRAMTSSSSPGISLKQEGISYLAGAELPAVIVNVQRGGPGLGNISASQQDYFQAVKGGGHGDYRLLVYAPYNHQELWELTMRAFDKADEYRNPVMILTDGILGQMMEPFSPLDYVRPPLPGKDWVLDGCKGRAQRVIKSLYLGEGELERQNLKLLAKYQAMKEQEVLWETYITDDASIVLVAFGIASRVCLSAVRALREKGVRAGLFRPVTLFPFPDVEINRLASSVDDFLVVEMNLGQMVEDVRLSVQGKSRVSFYGRSGGSTLTPEEVFERAAEMVERPKRFQPV from the coding sequence GTGACGGAGAAGATTCTTATAAAGGGAAATGAAGTAATTGCCGAGGCGGCCGTCAGGGCCGGATGCCGTTTTTACGCAGGCTATCCCATTACCCCCCAAAACGAAATACCGGAATACCTCTCATGGAGGATGCCCGATGCCGGTGGTGTATTTATCCAGGCAGAGAGTGAACTGTCCGCCATTAATATGGTCTATGGCGCTTCAGCAGCGGGGGTGAGGGCCATGACCTCTTCCTCTTCTCCGGGTATCAGCCTGAAACAGGAAGGGATTTCATATCTTGCGGGCGCCGAACTTCCCGCTGTTATCGTAAACGTTCAGAGGGGAGGTCCGGGCCTTGGCAACATTTCAGCAAGCCAGCAGGACTATTTTCAGGCAGTGAAGGGCGGCGGGCACGGAGACTACAGGCTCCTTGTGTATGCACCCTATAATCACCAGGAACTATGGGAGCTGACAATGCGGGCCTTTGACAAGGCCGACGAATACAGAAACCCGGTCATGATCCTTACAGACGGTATACTTGGACAGATGATGGAACCGTTTTCTCCCCTTGATTATGTCCGCCCTCCTCTTCCCGGGAAGGACTGGGTTCTGGATGGCTGCAAGGGAAGGGCCCAGAGGGTTATTAAATCACTTTATCTCGGAGAAGGAGAGCTTGAAAGGCAGAACCTGAAACTGCTTGCGAAGTATCAGGCCATGAAAGAGCAGGAGGTCCTCTGGGAGACCTATATTACGGATGATGCCAGTATCGTCCTTGTTGCCTTTGGTATTGCTTCCAGGGTCTGTCTGTCAGCGGTAAGGGCCTTGAGGGAAAAGGGCGTAAGGGCGGGACTTTTCAGGCCGGTAACACTCTTTCCCTTTCCCGATGTGGAGATCAACAGGCTGGCATCTTCGGTGGACGACTTTCTTGTCGTGGAGATGAACCTCGGCCAGATGGTGGAAGATGTCCGTCTTTCAGTACAGGGTAAGAGCAGGGTGAGTTTTTACGGGAGAAGCGGCGGGTCGACGCTGACCCCTGAAGAGGTTTTTGAGAGGGCAGCGGAGATGGTTGAAAGGCCAAAGAGGTTTCAGCCCGTATAA
- the gatC gene encoding glutamyl-tRNA(Gln) amidotransferase subunit C, which produces MKISLEEVDHIARLARLRLSGEDPRVYARQLSDILAYIDNLNELDTSDVEPTSHVLPIRNVFRGDVPEESLSVEDALRNAPLKKENFYRVPKIIE; this is translated from the coding sequence ATGAAGATCTCATTGGAAGAGGTTGATCACATAGCAAGACTTGCAAGGCTGAGGCTCTCCGGTGAGGACCCCCGGGTTTATGCACGGCAGTTAAGTGATATCCTTGCATACATAGACAACCTCAATGAGCTTGATACTTCAGATGTTGAACCTACAAGTCATGTACTTCCTATAAGGAATGTCTTCAGGGGAGACGTTCCGGAGGAATCACTTTCCGTGGAAGATGCATTAAGGAACGCCCCTCTGAAGAAAGAGAACTTTTACAGGGTTCCAAAGATTATAGAATGA
- the pcrA_1 gene encoding ATP-dependent DNA helicase PcrA, with product MGIDELLIGLNPQQREALLYTDGPLMVLAGAGSGKTKLITHKYAYLNRKHKVSPSSIFTVTFTNKAATEMRNRISSFLSNDLQNCWIGTFHAQCNRILRKEIKALGYSPGFVIYDQYDQYNLIRHILKELKIYEALYKGVASRIGSLKASLVTPEDFVSAGDGFGFDEKLAKVYVRYQDELKRCNALDFDDLIMLTVRLFREFPDILRNYSRKFRHVLVDEFQDTNLAQYELVKLLCSDSEGISVVGDDDQSIYRFRGAEVKNIFKFEKDFPGLKIIKLEQNYRSTRNILHVSSSVISRNSLRKEKQLWTDKSEGEKVHFHWLPDEEDEAKYISKALKEIYLKGVFGYGDMAILYRINLQSRALEDALRRERIPYSIIGGMSFYERREIKDIISYLKLTLNPHDNVSLRRIINTPPRGIGAATLNKIEQESRKDGVSLFDSIKRICRARSSSQMVFERLNGLVEMLERLSGVKKMKASEAIKMIVDVTGYADGLEEDRIQNIAEFMVSSKADSVGDFLDRVSLYTRMDEAHSTDSVSLMTLHTAKGLEFPVVFIVGLEEGLLPYFKSLENEDELCEERRIFYVGMTRAKDVLCMTGAQKRRVFSKLQDQEPSRFLSDIPRDCCQWIEKVRCATPRDLPRKKGNGRAVAYALPSYKTGCRVRHPKWGVGVVRDCYGEGDDMKVCVNFPGVGMKRLALKFAQLERI from the coding sequence ATGGGTATTGATGAATTGCTTATCGGTCTTAATCCGCAACAGAGGGAGGCATTACTTTACACCGATGGTCCGTTGATGGTTCTTGCTGGTGCAGGAAGTGGCAAGACGAAGCTAATAACCCATAAATACGCCTACCTTAACAGGAAACACAAGGTCTCACCATCCTCAATATTTACAGTAACCTTCACCAATAAGGCAGCAACTGAGATGAGGAACCGTATTTCTTCCTTCCTCAGCAATGATCTCCAGAACTGCTGGATAGGGACCTTTCATGCCCAGTGTAACAGGATACTGAGGAAGGAGATAAAGGCCCTTGGATACAGTCCGGGGTTTGTGATTTACGATCAGTACGATCAGTACAACCTCATAAGGCACATACTAAAGGAGTTGAAGATCTACGAGGCCCTTTACAAGGGTGTGGCCTCGAGGATCGGTAGCCTGAAGGCATCGCTTGTAACGCCGGAGGACTTCGTATCAGCAGGTGACGGCTTCGGGTTTGATGAGAAACTTGCAAAGGTCTATGTCAGGTATCAGGATGAGCTTAAACGCTGTAATGCCCTTGATTTTGACGACCTGATAATGCTTACCGTGAGGCTCTTCAGGGAATTCCCCGATATTCTCCGGAACTACAGCCGGAAGTTCAGGCATGTGCTTGTCGATGAATTCCAGGACACAAATCTCGCCCAGTATGAATTGGTTAAGCTTCTATGCTCTGATTCGGAGGGTATCTCCGTTGTCGGGGATGATGATCAGAGTATATACAGGTTCAGGGGCGCTGAGGTAAAGAACATCTTCAAGTTTGAGAAGGACTTCCCCGGACTTAAGATTATCAAGCTTGAGCAGAACTACAGGAGCACCCGGAACATCCTCCATGTCTCTTCCTCCGTCATATCGAGAAACAGCCTGAGAAAGGAGAAGCAGCTCTGGACCGACAAGTCCGAGGGTGAGAAGGTGCACTTTCACTGGCTTCCGGACGAGGAAGACGAGGCGAAGTATATATCAAAGGCATTGAAGGAGATCTACCTGAAGGGTGTTTTCGGCTATGGAGATATGGCGATTCTTTACAGGATCAACCTGCAGTCAAGGGCGCTTGAAGATGCCTTGAGACGGGAGCGTATTCCCTACAGCATAATAGGGGGGATGAGCTTTTATGAGAGGAGGGAGATCAAGGATATCATCTCTTACCTCAAGCTTACCCTTAACCCACATGACAATGTGAGTCTGAGAAGGATAATAAATACACCCCCGAGGGGTATAGGTGCTGCAACCCTGAACAAGATCGAACAGGAATCCAGGAAAGACGGGGTCAGTCTCTTCGATTCAATCAAAAGGATCTGCCGGGCAAGGTCTTCATCCCAGATGGTCTTTGAGAGGTTGAATGGTTTGGTGGAGATGCTGGAGAGGCTTTCAGGTGTTAAGAAGATGAAGGCCTCGGAGGCCATAAAGATGATCGTTGATGTTACCGGTTACGCCGATGGCCTTGAAGAGGACAGAATTCAGAACATTGCGGAATTCATGGTTTCCAGTAAGGCGGATTCAGTGGGGGATTTCCTTGACCGTGTTTCTCTCTACACAAGAATGGATGAGGCCCATTCCACAGACAGTGTTTCACTTATGACACTGCACACGGCCAAGGGGCTTGAGTTTCCGGTTGTCTTTATTGTGGGTCTCGAAGAGGGATTGTTGCCCTATTTTAAGTCGCTTGAGAATGAGGACGAATTATGTGAGGAGAGGAGAATATTCTACGTTGGCATGACACGGGCCAAGGATGTCCTGTGCATGACCGGAGCACAGAAAAGGAGGGTCTTTTCCAAGCTTCAGGATCAGGAGCCGTCAAGATTTCTTTCCGATATTCCACGGGATTGTTGTCAGTGGATTGAGAAGGTCCGATGTGCAACCCCGAGGGATCTCCCGAGGAAGAAGGGAAACGGCAGGGCGGTTGCCTATGCCCTCCCCTCTTATAAGACCGGGTGCCGGGTAAGGCACCCCAAGTGGGGGGTGGGGGTTGTAAGGGACTGTTACGGAGAGGGCGATGATATGAAGGTCTGCGTCAATTTCCCCGGGGTGGGTATGAAAAGGCTGGCCCTTAAATTTGCACAGCTTGAGAGGATTTAG